In Thalassotalea sp. Sam97, a single window of DNA contains:
- a CDS encoding DUF2306 domain-containing protein, which produces MEFFFQSTLGGFHTLSAIVALITGAMVFLRKKGNAQHKVYGYTYVVAMLALNISAIPLQNLFDGLGWFHLFIVISLPYIIWGMYYPLFARSNPNWMVNHFEILSYSYIGLCAAFIAEVVVRLPLQAMVGNVNQFIIGVFVIAFICAVMGYRVIRSYKTKHFAQS; this is translated from the coding sequence ATGGAGTTTTTCTTTCAAAGTACATTAGGTGGGTTTCATACGCTATCCGCTATCGTCGCCCTAATTACTGGTGCTATGGTCTTTTTACGCAAAAAAGGCAATGCTCAACATAAAGTCTACGGTTACACGTATGTAGTCGCCATGTTGGCGTTGAATATCTCGGCAATACCATTACAAAACTTGTTCGACGGTTTGGGGTGGTTCCATCTGTTTATCGTCATCAGCCTGCCCTATATTATCTGGGGTATGTATTACCCACTCTTTGCTCGCAGTAATCCCAACTGGATGGTTAATCATTTTGAAATATTATCCTATAGCTATATAGGGTTATGTGCTGCGTTTATTGCCGAAGTGGTTGTGCGATTGCCTTTACAGGCCATGGTCGGCAATGTTAACCAATTTATCATCGGTGTGTTTGTCATTGCGTTTATCTGCGCTGTTATGGGTTATCGGGTTATTCGCAGCTACAAAACAAAACACTTTGCACAGTCGTGA